In a single window of the Cucumis melo cultivar AY chromosome 11, USDA_Cmelo_AY_1.0, whole genome shotgun sequence genome:
- the LOC103497928 gene encoding probable aspartic proteinase GIP2, producing MAVPHSPFLLLLLSSLTLFHGQTFSLVIPLTKDSLTNQYLATVFHGSPIKPVHLAVDLGGRSLWMACGGSSSSRSIPSRSIQCIAATAGGRSGSVGGACNVIARNPFGDLEGKAILVEDTVAVGSLGRSTAAVIVALHSCAPRFLLQGLAKSVKGVLGLGRNQISLPAQIATELGSHRRFSLCLSSTNGVVFPDSGSPDSVYGSEISSSLTYTPILTKKIDALLSPEYFINVKAIKVDGNRLDLNKSLLDLEGAGDGGGGGGTRLSTVVPYTALESSIFNSLTVAFRAAAAAMNMKEVAPVAPFEACFESENMEMTAAGPKVPEIELILQSEMVGWKIYGRNSMVKVNDKAYCLGFVDGGLKPRNAIVLGGYQMEDIVLDFDIGTSMLGFSSSLLQRKRSCSEFSPENLLKRTG from the coding sequence ATGGCTGTTCCCCATTCTcccttccttcttcttcttctctcttcctTAACCCTCTTCCATGGCCAAACCTTCTCTCTCGTCATCCCCCTCACTAAAGATTCCCTCACCAATCAGTATTTGGCCACTGTTTTCCATGGTTCTCCTATTAAGCCCGTCCATCTCGCTGTCGATCTTGGCGGCCGGTCTCTCTGGATGGCTTGTGGTGGATCTTCTTCCAGCCGTTCGATTCCCAGTCGCTCTATTCAGTGTATTGCGGCTACTGCTGGGGGCAGATCTGGGTCTGTTGGTGGCGCGTGTAATGTAATCGCTCGGAATCCTTTTGGGGATTTGGAAGGGAAGGCGATTCTGGTTGAGGATACGGTGGCCGTCGGGTCTTTGGGCCGGTCTACGGCAGCGGTGATTGTCGCTCTTCATTCTTGTGCTCCGAGATTTCTTTTACAAGGTTTGGCGAAATCTGTTAAAGGGGTTTTAGGGCTTGGCCGGAATCAAATCTCGCTTCCGGCTCAGATCGCGACGGAGCTTGGTTCTCACCGGCGGTTTTCTCTTTGTCTGTCGTCGACGAACGGTGTTGTTTTTCCGGATAGTGGAAGTCCAGACTCTGTTTATGGATCTGAGATTTCGAGTTCTTTGACTTACACGCCGATTTTGACTAAGAAAATCGACGCCTTGCTGTCGCCGGAGTATTTTATTAATGTAAAAGCCATTAAAGTAGACGGTAACCGCCTCGATTTGAACAAGTCGTTGCTCGATTTAGAGGGAGCAGGCGACGGCGGAGGTGGAGGAGGGACGAGACTAAGTACGGTAGTTCCGTACACTGCTTTAGAGAGTTCAATCTTTAACTCTTTGACGGTGGCTTTCAGGGCCGCAGCGGCAGCGATGAATATGAAAGAAGTGGCGCCGGTAGCGCCGTTTGAGGCGTGTTTTGAATCGGAAAACATGGAGATGACAGCAGCAGGGCCGAAAGTGCCGGAGATTGAACTGATCTTACAGAGCGAGATGGTGGGATGGAAAATCTATGGAAGAAATTCAATGGTGAAGGTTAACGATAAAGCTTATTGTCTAGGGTTTGTTGATGGTGGATTGAAGCCGAGAAACGCCATCGTTTTGGGAGGGTATCAAATGGAGGATATCGTTCTTGATTTTGACATTGGAACTTCTATGCTCGGATTTAGCTCCTCTTTGTTACAGAGGAAAAGATCTTGCTCGGAATTTTCACCGGAAAATTTACTGAAAAGAACCGGTTGA
- the LOC103497927 gene encoding dual specificity protein phosphatase 1 has protein sequence MEMDRDLTVRLSALWNVICLKKSFKEDRIPCQIEEGLFLGSVGAAHNKDQLKKLNITHILTIACSLPPADPNDFVCKVVGVLDTREADIKQHFDDCFNFIDEGRQSGGVLVHCFAGISRSVTITVAYLMKKLGMNLTQALEHVKSRRPQAAPNIGFMVQLKDFETALQASRVDEMQLSNV, from the exons ATGGAAATGGATCGCGATTTGACTGTTCGATTATCTGCTCTGTGGAACGTCATTTGTCTAAAGAAAAGCTTTAAAGAGGACAGAATTCCTTGCCAAATTGAAGAG GGTTTGTTCTTAGGGTCCGTTGGAGCTGCCCATAACAAAGATCAACTGAAGAAATTGAATATCACTCACATTTTAACCATTGCTTGTTCATTGCCACCTGCTGATCCAAACGATTTTGTATGTAAAGTAGTAGGTG TCTTGGACACTAGAGAGGCAGATATTAAACAGCACTTTGACGATTGTTTCAACTTTATCGATGAGGGAAGACAATCTGGTGGAGTCTTGGTTCATTGCTTTGCTGGAATATCCCGAAG TGTAACAATTACAGTTGCTTACCTGATGAAAAAGCTAGGCATGAACCTAACACAAGCATTGGAACACGTCAAGAGTAGACGACCACAAGCAGCTCCAAACATTGGTTTCATGGTTCAACTCAAGGACTTTGAAACAGCTCTTCAAG CTAGCAGAGTTGATGAAATGCAACTGTCAAATGTTTAA